A single region of the Maniola jurtina chromosome 6, ilManJurt1.1, whole genome shotgun sequence genome encodes:
- the LOC123865903 gene encoding calumenin-B — translation MLTTLFIALAITAVIAGVPNPDESKRMMDHLSDAEHYRNEHHNKQFDHDAFLGEDQAKTFDQLPPEESKRRLGIIVDKIDADKDGFVSLVELKDWIRYTQKRYIEEDVERHWKQHNPNNEDLITWETYKKNVYGIMNEMTENELRNTEGFTYSNLLKRDRRRWVYADGDQDDALNRTEFAGFLHPEDHGNMRDVVVLETLEDIDKDKDGKVSLEEYIGDMYKPEEGESVDDEPDWVKQEREQFTGYRDSNKDGFMDEHEVKDWIAPPEFDHAEAEARHLVFEADADADEKLSKPEILDKYDLFVGSQATDFGEALARHDEF, via the exons ATGCTGACCACCCTATTCATAGCACTGGCGATAACAGCCGTGATTGCGGGCGTTCCCAACCCTGACGAGTCCAAGCGTATGATGGACCACCTCTCCGATGCAGAGCATTACAGGAATGAGCACCATAACAAGCAGTTTGATCACGACGCTTTCCTCGGGGAAGACCAGGCTAAGACCTTTGATCAGCTTCCACCTGAAGAGAGTAAAAGAAGATTGGG AATAATCGTAGACAAGATAGATGCAGACAAAGATGGGTTTGTCTCTCTCGTGGAGCTGAAGGATTGGATCCGGTACACTCAGAAGCGGTACATCGAGGAGGATGTGGAGCGACACTGGAAGCAGCATAACCCTAACAACGAGGACCTTATTACTTGGGAG acaTACAAGAAAAATGTGTATGGGATCATGAATGAGATGACTGAGAACGAGCTCAGGAACACGGAGGGCTTCACTTACTCTAACTTGCTCAAGAGGGACAGGAGGCGGTGGGTGTATGCTG ACGGCGACCAAGACGACGCCTTAAACAGGACGGAATTCGCTGGTTTCCTTCACCCTGAGGACCACGGCAACATGAGGGACGTCGTTGTTCTGGAGACCCTCGAAGACATCGACAAAGACAAG GACGGCAAGGTGTCTCTAGAAGAGTATATCGGGGACATGTACAAGCCGGAGGAAGGCGAGAGCGTCGACGATGAACCCGATTGGGTCAAGCAGGAGCGGGAGCAGTTCACTGGTTACAG AGATTCAAACAAAGACGGTTTCATGGACGAGCACGAGGTCAAAGACTGGATCGCGCCGCCGGAGTTCGACCACGCGGAGGCGGAGGCGAGGCACCTCGTGTTCGAGGCGGACGCGGACGCGGACGAGAAGCTCAGCAAGCCGGAGATCTTGGACAAGTACGACCTCTTCGTGGGCTCGCAGGCCACGGACTTTGGCGAAGCGCTGGCGAGGCACGACGAGTTCTAG